The proteins below are encoded in one region of Streptomyces sp. NBC_00490:
- a CDS encoding ABC transporter substrate-binding protein yields the protein MSHRSAMPGIRRVLASLLTVTLGTAVLVACGSESEDSASAKPAADGGGAFPRTLKTAMGDVRIPSQPKRVVVLDTGELDDVTLLGIDPVGAVAPHFKTEGGFPTYLKGELKNTADVGPLLEPNLEKIASLKPDLILSSKVRHEKVYDKLSALAPTVFTETTGGVWKENLKVHAEALGLEKEAAAKLTEYETRAKALGEAIRKKDGGAMPTASVVRFIAGPTRLYQSNSYSGVVLNDIGFKRPSSQVSNDPEVTMKDVSPEQIDQADADLVFVTSADVDDKTQKKQVTSNPVWKSLPAVKDGKVFEVPDETWMSGIGVQAAEQMLADVAKATGVPLPAK from the coding sequence ATGTCCCACCGCTCCGCCATGCCCGGAATCCGCCGGGTTCTGGCCTCCCTGCTGACCGTGACACTTGGTACCGCCGTCCTGGTCGCCTGCGGCTCGGAGTCCGAGGACTCCGCCTCCGCGAAGCCCGCCGCCGATGGGGGCGGCGCCTTCCCGCGCACCCTCAAGACCGCCATGGGCGACGTCAGGATCCCCTCCCAGCCGAAGCGCGTCGTCGTGCTCGATACCGGCGAGCTGGACGACGTGACGCTGCTCGGCATCGACCCGGTCGGCGCGGTCGCCCCGCACTTCAAGACCGAGGGCGGCTTCCCGACGTACCTGAAGGGCGAGTTGAAGAACACCGCCGACGTCGGCCCGCTCCTGGAACCCAACCTGGAGAAGATCGCCTCGCTCAAGCCCGACCTGATCCTGTCCTCCAAGGTCCGGCACGAGAAGGTCTACGACAAGCTCAGCGCCCTCGCCCCGACCGTCTTCACCGAGACCACCGGCGGTGTCTGGAAGGAGAACCTGAAGGTCCACGCCGAGGCCCTGGGTTTGGAGAAGGAGGCCGCGGCCAAGCTGACGGAGTACGAGACGCGGGCCAAGGCGCTGGGTGAGGCCATCAGGAAGAAGGACGGCGGCGCCATGCCGACCGCGTCCGTGGTCCGCTTCATCGCCGGTCCGACCCGTCTGTACCAGTCCAACTCCTACAGCGGTGTGGTCCTGAACGACATCGGCTTCAAGCGGCCCTCCTCGCAGGTCTCGAACGACCCCGAGGTCACCATGAAGGACGTCAGCCCCGAGCAGATCGACCAGGCCGACGCCGACCTGGTCTTCGTCACCTCCGCGGACGTGGACGACAAGACGCAGAAGAAGCAGGTCACTTCGAACCCGGTGTGGAAGTCCCTGCCCGCCGTGAAGGACGGCAAGGTCTTCGAGGTCCCGGACGAGACGTGGATGTCCGGCATCGGTGTCCAGGCCGCCGAGCAGATGCTCGCGGACGTGGCCAAGGCCACCGGTGTGCCGCTTCCTGCCAAGTAA
- a CDS encoding ABC transporter ATP-binding protein, whose product MTTANQLSTQRLDLRYGDRLVVGGLDLTLPGGAVTAIVGPNACGKSTLLRGLSRLLAPAAGTVTLDGSDIHRMPAKSLALRMGLLPQQPVTPEAITVEALVRLGRYPHQRLLSPWSAADQQAVDEALERTGTTSLRDQPVDQLSGGQRQRAWIALALAQDTELLLLDEPTTFLDLRHQLDVLDLVAALHAEAGRTVVMVLHDLGQAARYADHMVVLKDGRLAAAGAPADVLDAELVKSVFDVDCRVIPDPETGTPLVVPRSSAVRRSAATA is encoded by the coding sequence ATGACCACCGCCAACCAGCTCTCGACGCAGCGCCTCGACCTCCGGTACGGCGACCGGCTGGTCGTCGGCGGCCTCGACCTCACCCTCCCCGGGGGAGCCGTCACCGCGATCGTCGGCCCCAACGCCTGCGGCAAGTCCACCCTGTTGCGCGGACTGAGCCGGCTGCTGGCCCCGGCCGCCGGCACCGTCACCCTCGACGGCTCCGACATCCACCGCATGCCCGCGAAGTCCCTGGCGCTGCGCATGGGTCTGCTGCCGCAGCAGCCGGTCACACCCGAGGCGATCACCGTCGAGGCGCTCGTACGGCTGGGCCGTTATCCGCATCAGCGGCTGCTGAGCCCCTGGTCGGCCGCCGATCAGCAGGCGGTGGACGAGGCCCTGGAGCGCACCGGGACCACGTCCCTGCGCGACCAGCCGGTGGACCAGCTCTCCGGCGGTCAGCGTCAACGCGCCTGGATCGCCCTGGCGTTGGCCCAGGACACCGAGCTGCTGCTGCTCGACGAGCCCACGACCTTCCTCGATCTGCGGCACCAGCTCGACGTGCTCGACCTGGTGGCCGCCCTGCACGCCGAGGCGGGCCGCACCGTGGTGATGGTGCTGCACGACCTCGGACAGGCCGCCCGCTACGCGGACCACATGGTGGTCCTCAAGGACGGCCGGCTCGCCGCCGCCGGAGCCCCGGCGGACGTCCTCGACGCGGAGCTGGTGAAGTCCGTGTTCGACGTGGACTGCCGGGTCATCCCCGACCCGGAGACCGGCACCCCCCTGGTGGTCCCGAGAAGCAGCGCGGTACGGCGCTCCGCCGCCACCGCCTGA
- a CDS encoding FecCD family ABC transporter permease, giving the protein MNRSRTRVRVLVFAVSGLVALCVLLTVSLTTGEMRIPAATALRALIGLGDAGDVLVVREFRAPRSMAAIVGGAGLGVAGCVLQRLFRNPLASPDVMGVTGGASLGAVALIAAGASQTLVPLGALGGGLLAALLLGVFAWGSGLAVARLVLTGLAVQAGLAAAVNLMIVRFPAELAGSALQWTTGSVYGRTWTEVWGAGGAMVLALAAAFVLHRRLAVLDLGDDSAGALGLNTSTARLHLLVLAVVLASLAAALAGPVTFVALAVPHIVRFVTGPPTAVSLALAGLTGAVLLLASDLVVQHLLPIEGLPVGAVTATLGAPWLLVLMFRQSSPVRRTHA; this is encoded by the coding sequence GTGAACCGGTCCAGGACGCGTGTGCGCGTTCTCGTCTTCGCCGTCTCCGGTCTCGTCGCGCTGTGCGTGCTGCTCACCGTCTCCCTGACGACCGGTGAGATGCGGATCCCCGCCGCCACGGCGCTGCGTGCCCTGATCGGGCTCGGCGACGCGGGAGACGTCCTCGTGGTGCGGGAGTTCCGGGCGCCCCGGTCGATGGCGGCCATCGTCGGCGGCGCCGGGCTCGGCGTGGCGGGCTGCGTGCTGCAACGGCTGTTCCGCAACCCCCTGGCCTCCCCGGACGTCATGGGGGTGACCGGCGGGGCCTCGCTCGGCGCGGTCGCGCTGATCGCCGCCGGGGCCTCCCAGACGCTGGTCCCGCTCGGAGCACTCGGCGGCGGTCTCCTCGCGGCCCTGCTGCTGGGTGTGTTCGCCTGGGGATCCGGGCTCGCCGTCGCCCGCCTGGTGCTCACCGGGCTCGCCGTCCAGGCGGGGCTCGCCGCCGCCGTGAACCTGATGATCGTGCGCTTCCCGGCCGAACTGGCCGGATCGGCGCTGCAGTGGACCACGGGTTCGGTGTACGGGCGGACGTGGACGGAGGTGTGGGGAGCGGGCGGCGCCATGGTGCTCGCGCTCGCCGCCGCCTTCGTCCTGCATCGCCGGCTGGCCGTGCTCGACCTCGGGGACGACTCCGCGGGCGCCCTCGGCCTCAACACCTCCACGGCACGCCTCCACCTGCTCGTCCTCGCGGTCGTGCTGGCCTCGCTCGCCGCCGCGCTCGCCGGTCCGGTGACGTTCGTGGCGCTCGCGGTGCCCCACATCGTGCGGTTCGTCACCGGCCCTCCCACCGCCGTCTCGCTCGCGCTGGCCGGCCTCACCGGGGCGGTGCTGCTGCTCGCCTCCGACCTGGTGGTGCAGCACCTGCTGCCGATCGAGGGGCTGCCGGTGGGCGCGGTCACCGCCACGCTCGGCGCGCCCTGGCTGCTGGTGCTGATGTTCCGGCAGAGCTCGCCCGTGAGGAGGACCCACGCATGA
- a CDS encoding FecCD family ABC transporter permease — MSFRAFRHIPLFLTGLAALTLCTALSLALGARSIPLSTVADALFGHGHGRDVLVVTGLRLPRTVIGLAVGAALGAAGAVAQGITRNPLASPTTLGINAGAGFAVVVAIYALKLNDPVEYVWFAFAGAAAAAVFAQALARRAGDIDPVRLALGGTVLQLVLLSWTSAVMLLNQRTLDEARFWLAGSLSGRPLDTLWPVLPTLLLGIVIALAVAPALNALALGDDSAQALGVPVTRIRLAGGIAVVLLAGSAVAVAGPIAFIGLAAPHLVRPLLGGDHRLLVPGCLIAGPLLLLTADVLGRMVIRPSELEVGIVTAFLGAPLLALLARKVATR; from the coding sequence GTGTCCTTTCGTGCCTTCAGGCACATACCGCTCTTCCTCACCGGCCTCGCGGCCCTGACCCTCTGCACCGCCCTGAGCCTCGCCCTCGGCGCCCGCTCGATCCCCCTGTCCACCGTGGCCGACGCCCTGTTCGGCCACGGCCACGGGCGCGACGTCCTTGTGGTGACCGGGCTGCGGCTGCCGCGCACCGTCATCGGCCTCGCGGTCGGTGCCGCGCTCGGTGCCGCCGGGGCCGTCGCGCAGGGCATCACCCGCAACCCGCTCGCCTCCCCCACCACGCTCGGCATCAACGCGGGCGCGGGCTTCGCGGTCGTCGTCGCGATCTACGCGCTCAAGCTCAACGACCCGGTGGAGTACGTGTGGTTCGCGTTCGCCGGAGCCGCGGCCGCCGCGGTCTTCGCACAGGCGCTGGCCCGCCGCGCCGGTGACATCGATCCCGTACGGCTCGCCCTCGGCGGCACCGTGCTCCAACTCGTACTGCTGTCCTGGACGTCCGCGGTCATGCTGCTGAACCAGCGCACGCTCGACGAGGCCCGCTTCTGGCTCGCCGGCTCCCTGTCCGGGCGCCCCCTCGACACCCTGTGGCCGGTCCTGCCGACCCTGCTGCTCGGCATCGTCATCGCGCTGGCCGTCGCCCCCGCCCTCAACGCCCTTGCCCTGGGCGACGATTCGGCGCAGGCCCTCGGCGTCCCGGTGACCCGCATCCGGCTGGCCGGCGGCATCGCGGTCGTCCTGCTGGCGGGTTCGGCGGTCGCGGTCGCCGGACCGATCGCCTTCATCGGGCTCGCGGCACCCCATCTCGTACGTCCGCTGCTCGGCGGCGACCACCGACTGCTGGTGCCCGGCTGTCTGATCGCCGGCCCACTGCTGCTGCTCACGGCCGATGTGCTCGGCCGGATGGTGATCCGCCCCTCGGAACTGGAGGTCGGCATCGTGACCGCGTTCCTGGGCGCGCCCCTGCTGGCGCTGCTGGCCCGGAAGGTGGCGACCCGGTGA
- a CDS encoding (2Fe-2S)-binding protein: MSLALKTTPDGAVSRALGDVYRRLAGICEALDARVAESGGAGVTADRLASDRSVLDAFVEAEAARIRDRYGVAVRPDVAASRALHGYAWSVGVLMGGTWYLERRVPRIRPEDLRLDLASGTYEITPGTELACLPGDPVAVLPGVLTLPQEDQLRARLRMSLAEHMRPLLAALGPVARRRSRALWGMVSDDLVSALWYLGRMLGEEGAAIRAATEVLPNSVPPYPSGADFRHLVGDDGTRHATRTRTGCCMFYAIRPAEACSTCPRTGDAERLRRLETS, from the coding sequence ATGTCCCTGGCCCTCAAGACCACGCCGGACGGTGCCGTCTCCCGAGCCCTCGGTGACGTCTACCGACGGCTGGCCGGCATCTGCGAAGCGCTGGACGCGAGAGTCGCCGAGAGCGGCGGAGCGGGCGTGACGGCCGACCGGTTGGCGTCGGACCGGTCCGTGCTGGACGCGTTCGTCGAAGCCGAGGCGGCCCGCATCCGCGACCGCTACGGAGTCGCCGTACGCCCCGACGTCGCCGCCTCCCGCGCCCTGCACGGCTACGCCTGGTCCGTCGGTGTGCTCATGGGCGGCACCTGGTACCTCGAGCGGAGGGTGCCCCGCATCCGCCCCGAGGACCTGCGTCTCGACCTCGCCTCGGGGACGTACGAGATCACACCCGGCACCGAACTCGCCTGTCTGCCCGGCGACCCCGTGGCCGTACTCCCCGGCGTACTGACGCTCCCTCAGGAGGACCAACTACGCGCCCGGTTGCGCATGTCCCTCGCCGAGCACATGCGCCCCCTCCTCGCCGCCCTCGGCCCTGTCGCGCGCCGCCGGTCACGCGCGCTGTGGGGGATGGTCTCCGACGACCTCGTCTCCGCCCTCTGGTACCTGGGCCGGATGCTGGGCGAGGAGGGCGCCGCGATCAGGGCCGCCACCGAGGTGCTGCCGAACTCCGTGCCCCCGTATCCCAGCGGCGCCGACTTCCGTCATCTGGTGGGCGACGACGGCACCCGCCACGCCACCCGCACCCGCACCGGCTGCTGCATGTTCTACGCGATCCGCCCGGCCGAGGCCTGCTCCACGTGCCCGCGCACCGGTGACGCGGAGCGGCTGCGGAGGCTGGAGACCTCCTAG
- a CDS encoding HAD hydrolase-like protein — translation MIPRRLSALLAARGVIDAMAAVVLSVDVGRRKPHPDIYRAAMRQLTLHREKPDG, via the coding sequence ATGATCCCGCGCCGGCTGTCAGCGCTCCTGGCCGCGAGGGGAGTGATCGACGCCATGGCCGCCGTCGTCCTCTCCGTGGACGTGGGCCGACGCAAGCCCCACCCGGACATCTACCGGGCGGCGATGCGTCAACTGACCCTTCACCGCGAGAAGCCGGACGGCTAG
- a CDS encoding ABC transporter ATP-binding protein, whose product MSIAATEQSPPTWRLLLGYVRPHRWALLAGALLSLVTGATGLLLPLVARELIDDLSHDRTITGTLLVMSGLVVTNAAVGGLGSYVLRRTAESVVLGARRSLSSYLLRLRITAVDRSEPGDLMARITSDTTLLREVTTDSLVGLGTGGLTLVATVVMMGLVDPVLLAVTLAVIAGAGTILGVIVPRINKASRQAQDAVGVMGASLERILGALRTVKASGAEHREERTLHAAAEESWRQSVRAAKWSAAAGNTAGLAMQIAFITVLAVGGARVATGSIDVGTLVAFLLYVFYLMSPIQQVVGAITQYQTGAAALARIQEALRLPAEPAAAPAPLPAAGAEPAAVGFTDVRFRYADDLPYVHHGVTFSVPAQGMTAFVGPSGAGKTTVFSLIERFYDPESGTITLDGRDLADWELPQLRSAIGYVEQDAPVLSGSLRDNLLLGNPDADDAALARVLKTTRLDGLVARLPGGVDTLVGHRGTRLSGGERQRVAIARALLRRPRLLLLDEATSQLDAVNEAALRDTVADVARTTTVLVVAHRLSTVTMADRIVVMDAGRVRAVGTHRELVAADPLYAELAATQFLTTAD is encoded by the coding sequence GTGAGCATCGCCGCGACCGAGCAATCCCCGCCCACCTGGCGGCTGCTCCTCGGATACGTCCGACCCCACCGCTGGGCCCTGCTGGCGGGCGCCCTGCTCTCGCTGGTCACGGGCGCCACCGGGCTGCTGCTGCCGCTCGTGGCCCGGGAGTTGATCGACGACCTCTCCCACGACCGCACCATCACGGGCACGTTGCTCGTCATGTCCGGCCTGGTGGTGACCAACGCGGCGGTGGGCGGGCTGGGTTCGTACGTGCTGCGGCGCACCGCCGAGTCGGTCGTGCTCGGTGCGCGGCGCTCGCTGTCGTCGTACCTGCTGCGGCTGCGCATCACGGCCGTGGACCGCAGCGAACCGGGCGACCTGATGGCCCGCATCACCTCGGACACCACGCTCCTGCGCGAGGTCACCACCGACTCCCTGGTCGGCCTCGGCACCGGCGGGCTCACGCTGGTGGCGACGGTGGTCATGATGGGGCTGGTCGATCCGGTGCTGCTGGCCGTCACCCTGGCCGTCATCGCGGGCGCGGGCACGATCCTCGGGGTGATCGTGCCGCGCATCAACAAGGCCAGCAGACAGGCTCAGGACGCGGTCGGCGTGATGGGGGCCTCGCTGGAGCGGATTCTCGGCGCGCTGCGCACGGTGAAGGCGTCCGGCGCGGAGCACCGGGAGGAACGTACGCTGCACGCGGCCGCCGAGGAGTCGTGGCGGCAGAGCGTGCGGGCCGCCAAGTGGTCGGCGGCCGCGGGCAACACGGCGGGACTGGCGATGCAGATCGCCTTCATCACGGTGCTCGCGGTGGGCGGGGCGCGGGTGGCGACCGGGTCGATCGACGTCGGCACGCTGGTGGCGTTCCTGCTGTACGTCTTCTATCTGATGTCGCCGATCCAGCAGGTCGTCGGCGCGATCACCCAGTACCAGACGGGCGCCGCGGCCCTCGCCCGGATCCAGGAGGCCCTGCGGCTGCCCGCCGAACCCGCCGCTGCGCCCGCCCCGTTGCCCGCCGCTGGCGCGGAGCCCGCCGCTGTCGGCTTCACCGACGTACGGTTCCGCTACGCCGACGACCTCCCCTACGTCCACCACGGGGTGACCTTCTCGGTGCCCGCCCAGGGCATGACGGCGTTCGTCGGCCCCTCCGGTGCCGGGAAGACGACGGTGTTCTCCCTCATCGAGCGGTTCTACGACCCGGAGTCCGGGACGATCACGCTGGACGGCCGCGACCTCGCCGACTGGGAGTTGCCGCAGCTGCGTTCGGCGATCGGCTATGTCGAGCAGGACGCCCCGGTGCTGTCGGGCTCGCTGCGCGACAACCTGCTGCTGGGCAATCCGGACGCGGACGACGCGGCCTTGGCGCGGGTTCTGAAGACCACCCGTCTGGACGGCCTGGTGGCCCGTCTGCCCGGCGGAGTCGACACGCTCGTCGGTCACCGCGGCACCAGGCTCTCGGGCGGCGAACGCCAGCGCGTCGCCATCGCCCGCGCCCTGCTGCGCCGGCCCCGTCTGCTCCTCCTCGACGAGGCCACCTCGCAGCTGGACGCGGTGAACGAGGCCGCGCTGCGCGACACGGTCGCCGATGTCGCCCGGACGACGACCGTGCTGGTCGTCGCCCACCGGCTGTCCACGGTGACGATGGCCGACCGGATCGTGGTCATGGACGCGGGGCGGGTGCGGGCGGTGGGGACACATCGGGAACTGGTGGCCGCGGACCCGCTGTACGCGGAGCTGGCGGCCACGCAGTTCCTGACGACGGCGGACTGA
- a CDS encoding TIGR00730 family Rossman fold protein translates to MSAVTVFCGASAGHRSAPLHAAADLGRALGRAGIRLVYGGARTGLMGAVADGALGAGGSVTGVVPRAMLPYEITHTGLTELEVVADLHERKARMAESGDAFVALPGGLGTAEELLEALSWAQLGLHRKPCLLLDPSGFYRPLLSFLEHAGDEGFLRPGDLERIVVCRSAEEVLARLADPPVADAPVRVPRGRTAFLFSAAGSQQPRMGRELHATSPVFAEALDAVCVMLAPYLDLPLRDVMFAPAGTRTAALLDRVAYGFPAIFALQVAQYRLLESQGLRPDVLFGYSAGHMAAAHAAGVFSLADACRAVGTLSRLVRTLPEGGCMAAVEAGPQELRLGPGVVVAAVNGPRSVVVAGDREAVTAVCARWSARGRRTHVLRVDAAPHSPLFEPLLADYHRVLLTMELHVPRIPLLSDTTAEPVTKAATEPGYWVRALRRPVRFADAVARLHAEGTTTYVELGPGEVLTGMLDACLPRGAGRPLLLSVTRNWRALRKVSDVA, encoded by the coding sequence GTGAGTGCCGTCACCGTCTTCTGCGGTGCGTCCGCCGGACACCGCTCCGCCCCTCTGCACGCCGCCGCCGACCTGGGCCGCGCCCTGGGCAGGGCCGGGATACGACTGGTCTACGGCGGCGCCCGCACCGGTCTGATGGGCGCCGTCGCGGACGGGGCGCTGGGCGCGGGCGGCTCGGTGACCGGGGTCGTGCCGCGCGCGATGCTGCCGTACGAGATCACCCACACCGGGCTCACCGAGCTCGAAGTGGTCGCGGACCTCCACGAACGCAAGGCGCGGATGGCCGAGTCGGGCGACGCGTTCGTGGCGCTGCCGGGCGGGCTGGGCACGGCGGAGGAGCTCCTCGAGGCATTGTCCTGGGCCCAGTTGGGCCTGCACCGCAAACCGTGCCTGCTGCTCGATCCGTCCGGTTTCTACCGTCCGCTGCTGTCCTTCCTGGAGCACGCCGGGGACGAGGGGTTCCTGCGTCCCGGGGACCTGGAGCGGATCGTGGTGTGCCGGTCGGCCGAGGAGGTGCTCGCGCGGCTGGCGGACCCGCCGGTGGCCGACGCCCCGGTGCGGGTGCCGCGGGGCCGGACCGCGTTCCTGTTCTCGGCGGCCGGTTCGCAGCAGCCGCGGATGGGGCGCGAACTGCACGCCACGTCACCGGTGTTCGCCGAGGCGCTCGACGCGGTGTGCGTCATGCTCGCCCCCTACCTGGACCTGCCGCTGCGGGACGTGATGTTCGCCCCGGCCGGGACGCGCACCGCGGCGCTGCTCGACCGGGTCGCGTACGGCTTTCCGGCGATCTTCGCGCTCCAGGTCGCCCAGTACCGGCTGTTGGAGAGCCAGGGGCTGCGCCCCGACGTGCTGTTCGGGTACTCGGCCGGGCACATGGCGGCGGCCCACGCGGCGGGGGTGTTCTCGCTGGCCGACGCCTGCCGTGCGGTCGGCACACTGTCGCGGCTGGTGCGGACCCTGCCGGAGGGCGGCTGCATGGCCGCGGTGGAGGCGGGGCCGCAGGAACTGCGCCTGGGGCCGGGCGTGGTGGTCGCGGCGGTCAACGGGCCCCGGTCCGTCGTCGTGGCCGGGGACCGCGAGGCGGTGACGGCGGTGTGCGCGCGGTGGTCGGCCCGCGGCCGCCGCACCCATGTGCTGCGCGTGGACGCGGCTCCCCACTCCCCGCTCTTCGAGCCCCTCCTCGCCGACTACCACCGCGTCCTGCTCACGATGGAGCTCCATGTCCCCCGTATCCCGCTCCTGTCCGACACCACCGCCGAGCCGGTCACCAAGGCGGCCACCGAACCCGGCTACTGGGTACGCGCCCTGCGCCGGCCCGTCCGCTTCGCGGACGCGGTCGCCCGGCTGCACGCCGAGGGCACGACCACCTACGTCGAGCTCGGCCCCGGCGAGGTCCTGACCGGCATGCTCGACGCCTGTCTGCCCCGCGGGGCCGGCCGTCCCCTGCTTCTCTCCGTGACCCGGAACTGGCGAGCCCTGCGCAAGGTGTCGGACGTAGCCTGA
- a CDS encoding FAD-binding protein: MNATREDMALASHDFGHIVESRPLGVVRPRSGGAVQEIVSFAGARGLPVAARGSGHAPYGQGQAHGGYVVDMGGLDEVRCVPGDRTLVAGAGATWGEVVRAALAEGLAPPVLPDHLGASVGGVLSTGGFGGSSHRRGLVADWVRELEVVTGTGERLVCSPERHPDLFGAVLAGLGQCALIVRATIRLVPAPVRVRRYRLYHEDPAGFFTDQRRLARDSRFSHVAGQARPALGGTWRYMIEAVTPYDAGLPRADALLTADHLPTGDDLLIGDLDHDRDTEEIEDLSYAEYLHRLDRDERLLRATGEWDRPHPWLTLLLPEAAAAAFVPAVLAEAGQQSLRCCGVVQLRPLRGSVLRAPLLRRPPGELLCLLSLMRTAPPTDPGTVQRMVAANRGLYERARAVGGVLHPVSALPMTPEDWRAHFGPDWAGFARAKEQYDPRQILTRGYGLWA, from the coding sequence GTGAATGCGACGCGGGAGGACATGGCACTCGCCTCGCACGATTTCGGCCACATCGTCGAATCCCGCCCGCTCGGAGTCGTGCGGCCTCGTTCCGGTGGCGCGGTCCAGGAAATCGTCTCCTTCGCCGGCGCGCGGGGGCTGCCCGTCGCCGCCCGCGGCTCGGGACACGCCCCGTACGGGCAGGGCCAGGCGCACGGCGGATACGTCGTCGACATGGGCGGGCTCGACGAGGTGCGCTGCGTGCCGGGCGACCGGACGCTGGTCGCCGGGGCGGGCGCGACCTGGGGCGAGGTCGTGCGGGCCGCGCTCGCCGAGGGGCTGGCGCCGCCGGTGCTCCCCGACCATCTGGGCGCCAGCGTCGGCGGGGTGCTGAGCACGGGCGGGTTCGGCGGGTCGAGCCACCGCCGCGGGCTGGTCGCCGACTGGGTGCGGGAGCTGGAGGTGGTCACCGGCACCGGCGAGCGGCTGGTCTGTTCGCCCGAGCGGCATCCGGACCTGTTCGGCGCGGTCCTGGCGGGACTCGGCCAGTGCGCCCTGATCGTACGGGCCACCATCCGGCTGGTGCCCGCGCCGGTGCGCGTCCGCCGCTATCGCCTCTATCACGAGGATCCCGCAGGCTTCTTCACCGACCAGCGCAGGCTGGCCCGCGACAGCCGGTTCAGTCATGTCGCGGGCCAGGCCCGCCCGGCGCTCGGCGGCACCTGGCGGTACATGATCGAGGCGGTGACTCCCTACGACGCCGGCCTCCCCCGCGCCGACGCCCTGTTGACCGCAGACCACCTGCCGACCGGAGACGACCTGCTGATCGGTGACCTGGACCACGACCGGGACACCGAGGAGATCGAGGACCTGTCGTACGCCGAGTACCTGCACCGCCTGGACCGCGACGAACGGCTGCTGCGCGCCACGGGCGAGTGGGACCGCCCGCATCCCTGGCTCACGCTGCTGCTCCCGGAGGCGGCGGCCGCGGCCTTCGTCCCGGCGGTGCTGGCCGAGGCCGGCCAGCAGAGCCTCAGGTGCTGCGGCGTGGTGCAGCTGCGTCCGCTCCGCGGCAGCGTGCTCCGCGCGCCGCTGCTGCGCAGGCCACCCGGCGAACTCCTGTGCCTGCTCTCCCTGATGCGCACCGCACCGCCCACCGATCCGGGCACCGTACAGCGCATGGTCGCCGCCAATCGCGGCCTGTACGAGCGGGCCAGGGCCGTGGGCGGGGTCCTCCATCCCGTCAGCGCGCTGCCGATGACGCCCGAGGACTGGCGGGCCCATTTCGGCCCCGACTGGGCGGGCTTCGCCCGTGCCAAGGAGCAGTACGACCCGCGGCAGATCCTGACCAGGGGGTACGGGCTGTGGGCGTGA
- a CDS encoding isopentenyl transferase family protein, whose product MAQSDTRPATGPSVHLIAGPTGVGKSAAATRLARATGVPIVVADRLQCFTDLATTSARAGADVPGVCRYWLGDRTFADGDLCAAEATDTLIALVERLGARHRSVIVEGGSISLLRELAARRAELSWRLSVRLLSPPGRDEYVAALARRAREMLAPQAPGHSLLEELAALWREPRRRMFAASVNGFEAVLECCAKYALDVESVDRQPLSEHVLDRMAALIAERHAEHGFLQHRVFSEIFDSRIAAWGFDDFDGDLLEGAA is encoded by the coding sequence ATGGCCCAGAGCGACACACGCCCGGCGACCGGTCCGTCGGTCCATCTCATCGCCGGACCGACCGGTGTCGGCAAGAGTGCGGCGGCCACCCGACTGGCCCGGGCCACCGGAGTCCCGATCGTGGTCGCCGATCGCCTCCAGTGCTTCACCGACCTCGCCACCACGAGCGCCCGCGCCGGAGCCGATGTGCCGGGGGTGTGCCGGTACTGGCTCGGGGACCGCACCTTCGCCGACGGCGACCTGTGCGCGGCGGAGGCGACGGACACCCTGATCGCGCTGGTGGAGCGGCTCGGCGCCCGGCACCGGTCGGTGATCGTCGAGGGTGGCTCGATCTCCCTGCTGCGGGAGCTGGCCGCCCGGCGGGCCGAGCTGTCCTGGCGGCTGTCGGTCCGCCTGCTGTCCCCGCCCGGCCGGGACGAGTACGTCGCTGCCCTCGCCCGCAGGGCACGCGAGATGCTCGCCCCGCAGGCTCCGGGTCACAGCCTCCTCGAAGAGCTGGCCGCGCTGTGGCGCGAACCGCGCCGGCGGATGTTCGCGGCCTCCGTCAACGGCTTCGAGGCCGTCCTCGAATGCTGCGCCAAGTACGCGCTGGATGTGGAGTCCGTCGACCGGCAACCACTTTCGGAACACGTACTGGACCGGATGGCCGCGCTGATAGCCGAACGGCATGCCGAGCACGGCTTTCTCCAGCACCGCGTGTTCTCCGAAATTTTCGACAGTCGAATAGCGGCCTGGGGATTCGACGATTTCGACGGCGACCTCCTGGAGGGTGCGGCGTGA